A single Curtobacterium sp. MCJR17_020 DNA region contains:
- a CDS encoding TetR/AcrR family transcriptional regulator: MITTPAAAAATEPCTLRERKKQQTRQALHDAALTLVSAHGLDGVTIEQICADADVSPRTFFNYFSSKAHAALGLDSVEVPEPSAAWFAEAQGGLVDDLCTLVAATVPLSQDRRRMKELLVLRPEMSSMVMRWMAESRQSLLSVVGTRTDDQTARTAVTLVMSALSEAAHRDSVRSNDELAVRLRAVVREMAALAS, encoded by the coding sequence GTGATCACCACCCCGGCAGCTGCAGCGGCGACGGAGCCGTGCACCCTGCGGGAGCGCAAGAAGCAGCAGACCCGGCAGGCGCTGCACGACGCGGCCCTGACACTGGTGTCCGCGCACGGGCTGGACGGCGTCACCATCGAGCAGATCTGCGCCGATGCCGACGTCTCGCCCCGCACCTTCTTCAACTACTTCTCGTCCAAGGCGCACGCCGCCCTCGGACTCGACTCCGTCGAGGTCCCGGAGCCCTCCGCCGCGTGGTTCGCCGAGGCCCAGGGCGGCCTGGTCGACGACCTCTGCACCCTCGTCGCGGCGACCGTACCGCTGTCCCAGGACCGCCGACGGATGAAGGAGCTGCTGGTGCTCCGGCCCGAGATGTCCTCGATGGTGATGCGGTGGATGGCCGAGTCGCGCCAGTCCCTGCTCAGCGTCGTGGGCACCCGGACCGACGACCAGACCGCACGCACCGCGGTGACGCTCGTGATGTCAGCGCTCAGCGAGGCAGCCCACCGCGACTCCGTGCGGAGCAACGACGAGCTCGCGGTGCGGCTCCGGGCCGTGGTGCGCGAGATGGCGGCGCTGGCCTCCTGA